AACTATCCGATCGCTTTAGCGCCAGGCATGGGCTTAAATGCTTACTTTACCTATTCCGTCTGTATTGGTATGGGCATTCCTTGGCAAACGGCATTGGCTGCTGTGTTTATGTCGGGTTTGGTGTTTATTGCCATCAGCATGTTTAAAATTCGTGAAGCGATTGTCAATGCAATTCCGATGTCTTTGAAGTTCGCCATTGGTGGCGGGATTGGTTTATTCCTTGCCTTAGTTGCACTGAAAAATGCCGGCATTATTGTCGATAATCAAGCCACTTTGGTGGGCTTAGGTGACATTAAAGAACCAAAAGTATTGTTGGCATTATTGGGCTTTTTCCTTGTGGTGGTGATGCATCACTTTAAGGTTCGTGGCGCCATTATTATCAGTATTTTGGTGGTTACAGGTTTAGCTACAGCATTAGGCATTAATGAGATCCAAGGCGTTGTGGGTTCAATTCCGTCTATTGCGCCAACGTTCTTGCAAATGGATTTTAGCGGTCTATTTACGGCCAGTATGGTCGGCGTGATCTTCGTATTTTTCTTGGTGGATTTGTTTGACTCAACTGGTACTTTGGTGGGTGTAACTCATCGTGCAGGTTTGTTAAAAGATGGTAAGTTACCGCGTTTGAAAAAAGCATTATTTGCTGACTCAACTGCGATTGTGGCAGGGGCTGCACTCGGAACTTCATCAACGACCCCATATATTGAATCTTCTGCAGGCGTGGCAGCCGGTGGTCGTACAGGCTTAACCGCTGTTGTGGTGGGTGTCATGTTCCTGTTGTGCTTGTTCTTGGCACCATTGGCACAATCTGTCCCAGGTTTTGCAACTGCACCAGCATTGCTGTTTGTGGGTGTACTCATGATTCAAGGCATTACCCATATTGATTGGGATGATGTGACTGAAGCCGTACCTGCATTTTTAACCATCGTATTTATGCCGTTTGCATATTCAATTGCTGATGGTATTGCAATGGGCTTTATCAGCTATGCACTGGTGAAATTATTCACAGGTAAGGCAAAAACTGTACCGTATATGGTGTGGATTATTGCGGTGCTTTGGGTGATTAAGTTTATGGCATTTGGCGGTTAAGGTTGTCGAAGTACAAAAAGGGCGTAAACGAGTTTTGCGCCTTTTTTACATCTAGATGCTGTGTATCATAGACAATATATTGTGGTTAGATTGAGGAATAAACAATGAATCAAAGAGCGCTCATTCAAGCATTACCCAAGGCAGAGTTGCATGTGCATATTGAAGGGACATTTGAGCCTGAACTCATGTTTGCTATAGCACAGCGTAATCAGATTGAAATTCCATATAAAAGCATTGAAGAAGTCAAACAAGCCTATAACTTTCATAACTTGCAATCGTTTCTCGATATTTATTATGCAGGTGCAAATGTCTTAATTCATGAGCAAGATTTTTACGATTTAGCTTGGGCATATTTTAAGAAATGCGCTGAAGATCATGTGGTGCATACTGAAATGTTCTTCGATCCGCAAACCCATACCGATCGAGGTGTACCTTTCGGCATAGTGATCAATGGATTACAACGTGCCTGTAATGATGCGCAAGCTCAGTTTGGGATTAGCTCGCATTTGATCATGTGTTTCTTGCGTCATTTAAGTGAAGAGGCGGCATTTGAAACTTTAGAGCAGGCGCTACCGTATAAAGACCAAATCATCGCGGTGGGATTAGATTCGAGTGAAGTGGGTCATCCGCCATCGAAGTTTGAACGTGTCTTTGCCAAAGCACGTGAAGCAGGTTTTTTGGTGGTGGCACATGCCGGTGAGGAAGGTCCTGCTGAATATGTGTGGGAAGCGCTAGATTTGCTTAAAGTGAATCGAATTGATCATGGTGTACGTTCAGAAGAAGATCCTGTGTTGATGCAACGCTTGATTGCAGAGAAAATGCCACTTACGGTTTGTCCACTCAGTAACTTAAAACTTAAAGTGGTCGATGATATGCAGCAGCATAATATTCACCGCTTGTTGCAGCAAGGTGTGCATGTCACAGTCAATTCTGATGATCCATCTTATTTTGGTGGTTATATGAATGATAATTTCTATGCCATTGCTGAGGCTTTGGATCTGAGTAATGATGAGTTAAAGCAATTGGCGATCAATTCGTTTGAAGCGTCATTTATCTCTGAACAGCAAAAACAAGCATGGTCAGAACGTATTCATGCACTTTAAGCTAAGCGCAATATTATCATGAAGGGTGTTTGATACACCTGTGTTTTAAAGAAGGTAAAGCTGTGAAAAAATTATTGACTTGTGCTGTGGTCATGCTCGGGATATTATCGG
The sequence above is drawn from the Acinetobacter lanii genome and encodes:
- a CDS encoding NCS2 family permease translates to MTNPNPSAGLLERLFKLSENKTTFRTEVIAGVTTFLTMCYIIIVNPLILSETGMDHGAVFVATCLAAAIGCMVMGIVANYPIALAPGMGLNAYFTYSVCIGMGIPWQTALAAVFMSGLVFIAISMFKIREAIVNAIPMSLKFAIGGGIGLFLALVALKNAGIIVDNQATLVGLGDIKEPKVLLALLGFFLVVVMHHFKVRGAIIISILVVTGLATALGINEIQGVVGSIPSIAPTFLQMDFSGLFTASMVGVIFVFFLVDLFDSTGTLVGVTHRAGLLKDGKLPRLKKALFADSTAIVAGAALGTSSTTPYIESSAGVAAGGRTGLTAVVVGVMFLLCLFLAPLAQSVPGFATAPALLFVGVLMIQGITHIDWDDVTEAVPAFLTIVFMPFAYSIADGIAMGFISYALVKLFTGKAKTVPYMVWIIAVLWVIKFMAFGG
- a CDS encoding adenosine deaminase encodes the protein MNQRALIQALPKAELHVHIEGTFEPELMFAIAQRNQIEIPYKSIEEVKQAYNFHNLQSFLDIYYAGANVLIHEQDFYDLAWAYFKKCAEDHVVHTEMFFDPQTHTDRGVPFGIVINGLQRACNDAQAQFGISSHLIMCFLRHLSEEAAFETLEQALPYKDQIIAVGLDSSEVGHPPSKFERVFAKAREAGFLVVAHAGEEGPAEYVWEALDLLKVNRIDHGVRSEEDPVLMQRLIAEKMPLTVCPLSNLKLKVVDDMQQHNIHRLLQQGVHVTVNSDDPSYFGGYMNDNFYAIAEALDLSNDELKQLAINSFEASFISEQQKQAWSERIHAL